The Cyprinus carpio isolate SPL01 chromosome A19, ASM1834038v1, whole genome shotgun sequence genome has a segment encoding these proteins:
- the LOC122148820 gene encoding 39S ribosomal protein L36, mitochondrial-like, with translation MAPLLLPRLVGSLTRQLSQVARCAALGSFPAVGAQRCISTITAATARFRGVIHPVREPHVPFLSPLLGPCQQLLCVQPAAGMKTKTALKRRCKDCFFVRRRGRLFVFCKSHPRHKQRQG, from the coding sequence ATGGCACCGCTACTGCTCCCGCGTCTTGTTGGTTCCTTGACACGGCAGTTGTCCCAAGTTGCCAGATGTGCTGCTCTCGGCTCCTTTCCTGCAGTAGGTGCACAGAGATGCATCTCCACCATCACAGCTGCAACGGCACGATTCAGAGGAGTCATCCACCCAGTGAGGGAGCCACACGTGCCATTCCTCTCACCTCTGCTTGGACCATGCCAGCAGCTCCTGTGTGTTCAACCAGCTGCCGGCATGAAGACAAAAACTGCCCTCAAAAGACGCTGCAAAGACTGCTTTTTCGTCCGCCGCCGTGGAAggctgtttgttttttgcaaatccCACCCCAGACACAAGCAGCGGCAGGGGTGA
- the LOC109084976 gene encoding iroquois-class homeodomain protein irx-4-B-like gives MSFTQFGYSYPAAPQLLMSSNALSACYESSGSLLDSGVAASPQNSLYCPVYESRLVASSRHDLIPTAVYGNSCSKSHSYDTCSSYGPDSASYYPLGKLSEKDGVATGHSRVTQSSAYYPYDYPIGQYQYDRYGYRSVDVATRRKNATRETTSTLKAWLQEHKKNPYPTKGEKIMLAIITKMTLTQVSTWFANARRRLKKENKMTWSPRNKTSDEKECDDDQEDMDESQGEPIKTEQEFNENHGNDDANQLHSDLEDFDLVESDGSECESKPSFVMHVRSETSECPDDHFKEAFHESVTELPRDVHELSEDRLRLTSEDNQTVKFYLQQGQKTTETKPKIWSLAQTATSLNQADYSSCMHKRTSCSSSNCDSGSGITKRKQESPVATLRNWVDGVFHDPLFRHTNLNQTFSNSTELWTEAISSQNNYLEHSGPITSSQHTS, from the exons ATGTCATTTACTCAGTTTGGCTATTCATATCCTGCAGCACCACAG CTTTTAATGTCTTCTAATGCTCTGAGCGCTTGCTATGAGTCTAGTGGTTCACTGCTGGACTCTGGAGTGGCAGCTTCTCCTCAAAACTCGCTTTATTGCCCGGTATATGAAAGTAGGCTTGTGGCCTCCAGCCGTCATGACCTGATCCCTACCGCTGTCTATGGCAACTCCTGTTCAAAGAGTCACAGTTATGATACCTGCAGCTCTTATGGTCCAGATTCAGCCTCATATTATCCACTG GGTAAACTCAGTGAGAAAGATGGAGTGGCAACAGGACATTCAAGAGTCACGCAGAGCTCTGCATACTACCCTTACGACTACCCAATTGGACAGTACCAGTATGACAGATATGG ATATAGATCTGTAGATGTGGCCACAAGAAGAAAAAATGCTACCAGAGAGACCACCAGCACACTGAAAGCATGGCTGCAGGAGCATAAAAAGAACCCGTACCCCACCAAGGGTGAAAAGATCATGCTGGCCATCATCACTAAAATGACCCTTACGCAGGTGTCCACCTGGTTCGCAAACGCACGGCGAAGACTCAAGAAGGAAAACAAGATGACGTGGTCACCACGCAACAAGACCTCAGATGAGAAAGAGTGTGATGACGACCAAGAAGATATGGACGAATCGCAGGGGGAGCCAATAAAAACTGAACAAGAATTCAATG AAAACCATGGAAATGATGATGCAAATCAACTTCACAGCGATCTGGAAGACTTCGATCTAGTGGAATCAGATGGCTCAGAGTGCGAATCGAAACCATCCTTTGTCATGCACGTTCGTTCAGAGACCAGCGAATGTCCAGATGACCATTTTAAAGAGGCTTTTCATGAATCAGTTACTGAGCTCCCGAGAGATGTCCATGAATTAAGTGAAGACCGCTTAAGACTTACCTCTGAAGACAACCAGACAGTGAAGTTCTACCTTCAACAAGGCCAAAAGACCACTGAAACCAAGCCAAAAATCTGGTCGCTTGCACAGACTGCTACGTCCTTAAACCAAGCCGATTACTCATCATGCATGCATAAAAGAACGTCGTGCTCTTCTTCAAACTGTGACTCAGGCTCAGGCATAACAAAGAGGAAGCAAGAGTCTCCAGTGGCCACTCTTAGAAACTGGGTTGACGGTGTGTTTCACGATCCCTTATTCAGGCACACCAACTTAAACCAAACTTTCAGCAACTCCACAGAGTTATGGACTGAAGCCATTTCCTCACAGAATAACTATCTTGAACACTCAGGACCTATTACTTCCTCTCAGCATACTTCATAA